From a region of the Rathayibacter sp. VKM Ac-2804 genome:
- the recO gene encoding DNA repair protein RecO translates to MPTYRDEAVVLRTHKLGEADRIVTLLSRSHGKIRAVAKGVRKTGSKFGSRLEPFMVADLQLYEGRSLDIVTQAESLGAYGAIIAADYDSYTAASAMVETADRLTDADASLQQYLLLVGALRSLSKHEHEPVLTLDSYLLRALSIAGWAPSFEDCARCGAPGPHGAVVVQLGGVVCEDCTPPGAPRVAPEVVVLLGALLTGDWGHAETTEPSTRSRASGVVAAYTQWHLERGLRSLEHVTR, encoded by the coding sequence ATGCCCACCTACCGTGACGAAGCCGTCGTGCTGCGCACCCACAAGCTGGGCGAGGCCGACCGCATCGTGACGCTGCTCTCGCGAAGCCACGGCAAGATCCGCGCGGTCGCGAAGGGCGTGCGCAAGACGGGCTCCAAGTTCGGCTCGCGGCTCGAGCCGTTCATGGTGGCCGACCTCCAGCTCTACGAGGGCCGGAGCCTCGACATCGTCACCCAGGCCGAGTCGCTCGGCGCCTACGGCGCGATCATCGCCGCCGACTACGACAGCTACACCGCGGCGAGCGCGATGGTCGAGACGGCCGACCGGCTCACCGACGCGGACGCCTCGCTGCAGCAGTACCTGCTGCTCGTCGGCGCCCTGCGCTCGCTCTCGAAGCACGAGCACGAGCCGGTGCTCACCCTCGACTCCTACCTGCTGCGCGCCCTCTCGATCGCCGGCTGGGCGCCGAGCTTCGAGGACTGCGCCCGCTGCGGTGCGCCCGGCCCGCACGGCGCGGTCGTCGTCCAGCTCGGCGGGGTCGTCTGCGAGGACTGCACACCGCCCGGCGCCCCGCGGGTCGCCCCCGAGGTGGTCGTCCTCCTCGGCGCCCTGCTCACGGGAGACTGGGGGCACGCCGAGACGACGGAGCCCTCGACCCGCTCCCGAGCGAGCGGCGTGGTCGCCGCCTACACCCAGTGGCACCTCGAGCGCGGACTGAGATCTCTGGAGCACGTCACCCGATGA
- a CDS encoding TRIC cation channel family protein has product MAASLFEIPAWADLLAIAIGCLQGAMFAGEFRDRRIDLLGVTIIGTATGLGGGVLRDLLLQTPLVALHTNAYLIVAVTASLFGMLLQHVLNRVDGTITALDALTIGLFGAIGTTKALSLGVPEVPAVFVGTVSAVGGSVIRDILLNRPIALMHVGSLYAIAATGGTVVLVVALRFGMVIDYAAPIAVLVTAVIRLLAVRYGWSLPEQRALSRVPRLGWRKRG; this is encoded by the coding sequence GTGGCAGCCTCCCTCTTCGAGATCCCCGCCTGGGCCGACCTCCTCGCCATCGCGATCGGCTGCCTGCAGGGCGCGATGTTCGCGGGCGAGTTCCGCGACCGGCGGATCGACCTGCTCGGGGTCACGATCATCGGCACGGCGACGGGACTCGGCGGCGGCGTGCTGCGCGACCTGCTGCTGCAGACACCGCTCGTGGCGCTGCACACCAACGCCTACCTGATCGTCGCGGTGACGGCCTCGCTCTTCGGGATGCTGCTGCAGCACGTGCTCAACCGCGTCGACGGCACGATCACGGCGCTCGACGCTCTGACGATCGGCCTCTTCGGCGCGATCGGCACGACGAAGGCGCTCTCGCTCGGCGTTCCGGAGGTGCCCGCGGTGTTCGTCGGGACCGTCTCGGCCGTCGGCGGGTCGGTGATCCGCGACATCCTGCTGAACCGGCCGATCGCCCTGATGCACGTGGGCTCGCTCTACGCGATCGCCGCGACGGGCGGCACGGTGGTGCTGGTGGTCGCGCTGCGGTTCGGGATGGTGATCGACTACGCGGCGCCGATCGCGGTGCTCGTCACGGCGGTCATCCGGCTGCTGGCGGTGCGCTACGGCTGGAGCCTGCCCGAGCAGCGGGCGCTGAGCCGGGTGCCGCGCCTCGGCTGGCGCAAGCGCGGCTGA